One Zymoseptoria tritici IPO323 chromosome 3, whole genome shotgun sequence genomic region harbors:
- a CDS encoding ras-related protein-like protein (Ras protein) has translation MSSRKKILLKVIILGDSGVGKTSLMNQYVNKKFSASYKATIGADFLTKEVLVDDRLVTMQLWDTAGQERFQSLGVAFYRGADCCVLVYDVNNSKSFDTLDSWRDEFLIQASPMDPESFPFVVLGNKVDVEESKRMISSKRAMAFCQAKGGIPYFETSAKEAVNVEQAFEVIARNALAQEESQDFDPDFPPTIPINIGENEQGCSC, from the exons ATGTCATCCAGAAAGAAGATCCTTTTGAAG GTCATTATCCTCGGCGACAGCGGAGTCGGCAAGACCAGCTTGATGAACCAATAT GTCAACAAGAAGTTCAGCGCATCCTACAAAGCCACGATCGGCGCCGATTTCCTCACGAAAGAAGTCCTCGTGGACGACCGACTCGTCACCATGCAACTTTGGGATACCGCAGGGCAGGAGCGCTTCCAGTCGCTAGGCGTGGCTTTCTACAGAGGCGCAGATTGCTGCGTGCTGGTATACGATGTGAACAACTccaagtccttcgatactcTGGACTCATGGCGGGACGAGTTCCTAATCCAGGCTAGTCCCATGGATCCTGAAAGCTTCCCTTTTGTGGTCCTGGGCAACAAGGTTGATGTTGAGGAGAGCAAGAGGATGATCAGCTCGAAGCGTGCGATGGCGTTCTGCCAGGCAAAGGGAGGCATTCCATACTTTGAGACCAGCGCGAAAGAGGCGGTCAACGTGGAGCAAGCATTTGAGG TCATTGCACGCAACGCTCTGGCTCAGGAAGAATCTCAGGACTTCGACCCTGACTTCCCACCGACGATTCCAATCAATATCGGAGAGAATGAGCAAGGCTGCTCGTGCTAG
- a CDS encoding putative ABC transporter (ABC transporter, ABC-A family. Probably belonging to the AOH type. This family has no homologs in yeast. The ABCA subfamily is involved in lipid transport. Members of this subfamily are exclusively found in eukaryotes and display an IM-ABC or an (IM-ABC)2 organization, similar to that of the MDR family of exporter.. ...), whose product MPVVGGCLANRQGRRIVSKSVAPLLLKLDERGLSGYKIEGPSIEKIFLRLSDEMKSEIPSKLTASSEHRDGIDTSDRPMTLYTGKPCGPLRQMRALYIKRLAILKHNFMPYLAAFFVPLVLAGLVPRFLRSAEAGGLQCSDPNAGSTYESNPSTLLPQAFLYGTTVAPPSAVDTLERLLPRNGFCYQPSGTAGYSGVGYCENSDYDTKPWSEVTTATSLDAFNAAIIPQGQYGYSQGGFFVRGNDAPLLAFAAGYTFSASVEMLGALDMVLTNTTVGVSHASFGQKYTPQDFYQSLVAVFTTIGFCLFPGLFALYPTRERLQKVRAMQYSNGITSGPLWVAYALFDFCFLLLIAILVTIIWMTNGYGYYGLGYMFVVLLLYGMAATAYSYVISLFAPSQLAGIAMTVIVQVVIAMLYFVGCFLTVDSANVTVVEHDLNILYYTIALICPAVSLLRALLVSMNIYSLSCDEAILASYGGAMDLYGGPILYLVLQFILLVTLLIFYESGGSLEAFGIHIGPAKKHKDHEDDEKGIVGSDAELGEEIHRLSSMNDGLRVQHISKTFGRNKAVDDISFGILPSEKFAFIGPNGAGKSSSISLIRGELRPDPSRRSEIHIAGDSLFDSPVAAKSHLGVCPQFDSVDSMTLSEHLHFYARARGLQGREKNSNVDEIINRLGLTEHRKKLVKKLSGGTKRKLSLGIALISNPSVLLLDEPSSGMDAAAKRTLWATLHAISAGRSLLITTHSMEEADNLCDRAGIIAKQMLALGTISDLHAKYADRIYVQLVHEHAPRSTDQEVERLWTWVRSTFLVAETERSVGGQVRFAVPIKRDGSDSSDLLDGSHMGKLFQAIEARKVEVGVRDYSIERSSLEQVFLNVVGRHDVEEENSHAVERKGLVQKFLRRKK is encoded by the exons ATGCCGGTGGTAG GTGGGTGCCTGGCGAACAGACAGGGTCGAAGGATTGTCAGCAAATCAGTCGCGCCTTTGCTTCTCAAACTCGACGAACGGGGTCTCTCAGGCTATAAGATCGAAGGGCCTAGCATCGAGAAGATCTTCCTTCGGCTATCCGACGAGATGAAATCGGAAATTCCCAGCAAGCTTACTGCGAGCAGCGAGCACAGGGATGGCATCGATACCTCTGATCGACCCATGACCCTCTACACCGGAAAGCCATGCGGGCCATTGAGACAGATGCGCGCTCTCTACATCAAGCGGCTCGCTATTCTCAAGCACAACTTCATGCCTTACCTcgcagccttcttcgtccCGCTGGTCTTGGCTGGGCTAGTACCACGCTTCCTTCGCAGCGCCGAAGCAGGCGGTCTTCAATGCAGCGATCCGAATGCAGGTTCGACTTATGAAAGCAATCCCTCTACGCTTCTGCCCCAGGCCTTCCTGTACGGCACGACTGTCGCGCCACCCAGCGCGGTGGATACATTGGAGAGACTCCTACCCCGAAACGGTTTTTGCTACCAGCCGAGTGGTACGGCTGGGTACTCCGGGGTGGGATACTGCGAGAATAGCGATTACGACACCAAGCCCTGGAGTGAGGTCACGACTGCCACCTCTTTGGACGCCTTCAACGCTGCCATCATCCCTCAGGGGCAGTACGGGTACTCGCAGGGCGGATTCTTCGTCCGCGGGAACGACGCCCCTCTCCTTGCCTTTGCCGCGGGTTACACATTTTCTGCGAGTGTGGAAATGCTGGGTGCCTTGGACATGGTCCTGACTAACACGACCGTGGGGGTTTCGCACGCATCCTTTGGCCAGAAGTATACGCCGCAGGACTTCTATCAGTCGCTCGTTGCGGTGTTTACAACGATTGGGTTCTGTTTGTTCCCTGGTCTTTTTGCACTGTACCCCACAAGGGAGCGATTGCAAAAGGTTCGGGCCATGCAATACAGTAACGGCATCACGAGCGGTCCGCTTTGGGTTGCATACGCCTTGTTCGACTTCTGTTTCCTGTTGCTGATCGCGATACTGGTGACTATCATCTGGATGACCAACGGATACGGTTACTATGGCTTGGGGTACATGTTTGT AGTGCTACTTTTGTATGGGATGGCCGCGACGGCGTACTCGTACGTGATCTCGCTATTTGCGCCGTCACAACTTGCTGGCATCGCGATGACAGTCATCGTTCAAGTCGTAATAGCGATGCTGTACTTTGTCGG CTGCTTCTTGACAGTCGATTCGGCCAATGTCACGGTCGTCGAGCACGATCTGAACATTCTTTACTACACCATCGCTCTGATCTGCCCGGCTGTCAGTCTGCTGCGCGCACTCTTGGTCAGCATGAACATATACTCCCTCTCGTGCGATGAGGCTATACTGGCATCATATGGCGGCGCCATGGACCTTTACGGAGGTCCCATCCTCTACCTCGTCCTGCAATTCATCCTCCTTGTGACGCTTCTCATTTTCTACGAGTCTGGCGGAAGCCTGGAAGCATTTGGCATCCATATCgggccggcgaagaagcacaAGGAccatgaagacgatgagaaAGGCATCGTAGGCTCGGACGCCGAGTTGGGAGAGGAGATCCATCGACTGTCCTCAATGAACGACGGGTTGCGGGTACAACACATTTCCAAGACTTTTGGACGCAACAAGGCTGTCGACGACATCAGCTTTGGCATCCTACCATCGGAGAAGTTCGCTTTCATCGGTCCGAATGGCGCCGGTAAAAGTTCTAGTATCAGCTTGATTCGAGGCGAACTGCGTCCGGATCCTTCGCGACGATCCGAAATCCATATCGCTGGAGACAGTCTGTTCGATTCGCCCGTCGCAGCCAAAAGCCATCTCGGAGTATGTCCCCAGTTCGACTCCGTGGACTCGATGACCCTCTCTGAGCACCTCCACTTCTATGCTCGCGCCCGTGGCCTTCAAGGCAGAGAAAAGAACTCAAACGTCGACGAGATCATCAACCGCCTTGGCCTCACTGAGCACCGGAAGAAACTTGTGAAGAAGCTCTCCGGCGGCACAAAACGCAAGCTCTCCCTCGGCATCGCTCTCATCTCCAATCCATCGGTACTACTACTCGACGAGCCTTCGAGTGGCATGGACGCTGCCGCAAAACGAACCCTCTGGGCCACCCTCCACGCTATCTCCGCAGGTAGGAGTCTGCTTATCACGACGCATAGCATGGAGGAAGCGGATAATCTGTGTGATCGAGCGGGCATCATAGCGAAACAGATGCTGGCACTTGGCACGATCTCGGACTTGCACGCGAAGTATGCCGACCGAATTTACGTTCAGCTCGTCCATGAACATGCTCCGCGTTCGACCGATCAGGAGGTGGAGCGGTTGTGGACGTGGGTACGCTCGACATTCCTGGTGGCTGAGACGGAGAGGTCGGTCGGTGGACAGGTCAGATTTGCCGTCCCGATCAAGAGGGACGGGTCAGACTCGAGCGACCTTCTGGATGGAAGCCATATGGGCAAGCTGTTTCAAGCTATTGAGGCGAGAAAGGTGGAGGTCGGTGTTCGCGACTACAGCATTGAGCGGTCCTCGCTGGAGCAGGTATTTTTGAATGTGGTGGGTCGACATgatgtggaagaggagaactCGCATGCCGTTGAGCGGAAGGGGCTGGTCCAGAAGTTCCTTCGCAGAAAGAAGTGA